ATAGACGTACGTCATGCCCATGAATCTGCCCACGTCCTGTGATTCCATGAAACTTTTTATCATGAGAGAGGGTAATGTTGAACTGCTGAGCCAAGTGATGGACAAACCAAAACCCTGCATTATGACGTGTAAACATATACTGCTGACCAGGATTACCAAGACCGACAATAAGCTTTATGGCCATAAAAACACCCTGCTTAAATTGAATAAATGAGTCATAAGGTTTGCGATTATGCTATTTATCCATAGCATATCTGTTATTTTTCAAACCTTACTTACAAAAACAGCAGGAGATATTTATCACCTGCTGTTTTTTGACTAAACAAACCTTGTATTACATAGCAGACGCTAGATTGCGTGCTCTATGTAACCGTGGTTTATTATTCGCCGTCTTTGTCTTCAGTACCTTGCTCAGTAGCAGGTACGTCAGCAGCATCAACTTCTTCAGCGTCTGCGTCAACTTCTTCAACCGTTGGTGGCTGCATGTTAACGATAGTACGGTCGTGAGCATCTTCCATGTCAAGATCAAAGATGATAACGCCTTCAGGTAGTTTGATGTCTGATAGACGGAATAGATCACCGATTTCCATGCCTGATACGTCAATTTCTAGGTATTCAGGTAATTGTGATGGTAGGCAAACGATTTCGATATCAGATACTAGTGTTGATAGAACACCACCAGCTTTAGTACCAGGCGCTTCTTCACGACCAGCAAAATGCACAGGAACGTTCATGTTGATTTTCTGACCTTTTACAACGCGCTGGAAATCAGCATGCATTGGGAAGCCTTTAGCTGGATGGCGTTGCAAGTCTTTGATAACCGCTTGATGCTCTACGCCATCAACATTGATTGTCAAAATGTGTGAGAAGAAAGCTTCGAATTCAAGTGACTTTACTAGCTCGTTGATCTTGATAGAGATAGACGTTGGCTCTTCGTTACCACCATAGATGATAGCAGGAACTAGATTCTGCTTACGTAGGCGGCGGCTCGCACCTTTACCTTGTTGCTCAGCAGAACGATCAACAGCGTTTAGTTCAAAATGATTAATGCTCATGGATATAATCCTATAAAAAGAATGATGAAGTGTCTGGTCATAAAAAAGTGGATTTGCGACCAATCCACTAATACGTGATGATAGCTAACATTTATGATTACTAATAAAATTCACAATTGATAAATGTAGCCATTTGCTCATCATAACGATTTTTTGGATAGTCATTATCATGACAATCGTTACTTTTGGGCATGATCAGCACTTTTGAGAATGCCAACCTAATTAAATCGAACAAATGGTTGGCACAGGCGCGCATTATACGTGATTTTGTAGTAATAATAAAGACCTACGCAAAATGACTGTGCAACACCAATAGGCAAAAAAAGCGTCAAGTAAAGATACTTGACGCTTTTTTTTAAACTTAAGCAGTGTTTTATAACGAGCATTGCCAACAGAAAGTAGAGCAAGTGCTCATTAAAAATCTAAGCGTCAAACATGGCGCTGATAGATTCTTCGTTATTGATACGGCGTAAGCTTTCAGCAAGCATCGGTGCGATACTCACTTGGCGGATTTTGCTACAGGCTTTTGCCGCTTCAGACAATGGAATCGTATCGGTAACAACGACTTCGTCTAGCGCAGATTCGCTGATATTTTGTAGTGCGTTGCCTGATAGGACAGGGTGCGTAATATAAGCCAATACGCGACGTGCACCGTTTGCTTTCAATGCTTCAGCTGCTTTACATAGCGTACCTGCGGTATCAACCATGTCATCAACGATGACGCAATCACGATCACGGACATCGCCGATGATGTGCATGACTTGCGACTCATTGGCACGGGCACGGCGTTTATCGATAATCGCCATGTCAGTATCGCCCAACTGTTTAGCCATAGCGCGCGCACGCACCACGCCGCCCACATCAGGTGAAACAACCATGATGTTGTCATAATCTTGTTTTTGTAGGTCGTTAAGCAATACAGGCGTGCCGTAGATATTGTCTACAGGAATGTCAAAGAAGCCTTGAATCTGATCTGAGTGCAAATCAACCGTCATCACGCGATCGATACTCACGATGTTTAGCATGTCAGCGACGACTTTAGCAGAGATAGGCACACGAGCTGAACGAGGGCGACGGTCTTGACGAGCATAACCGAAGTAGGGCATGACTGCTGTGATGCGACCCGCACTAGAGCGACGCAGCGCATCGGCCATCATCATGATTTCCATCAAATTGTCATTGGTTGGTGCACAAGTTGGCTGCATGATAAACACGTCTTTACCGCGCACGTGTTCTTTGATTTCTACGGCGATTTCGCCATCAGAAAAACGCGTGATATCAGCTTTACCAAGAGGTATATGGAGATGATCGGCTACGGTTTTTGCTAATTCAGGGTGGGCATTACCCGTAAAAATCGCCAAATAAGGCATGACAGAAGTCCTATTGATTGACTCAAGCAGCGACCGCTAAGCAGTGTCAAACTGCTCAAATTCAGAAAAGAGTGGTGAAAAGTTTTGATGACTACTATTACAGTAAAAAATGGCAGGGGTAGCTGGACTCGAACCAACGGATGTCAGGATCAAAACCTGATGCCTTACCAACTTGGCTATACCCCTGTAATGTCTAGGCTGTGTACGTCGATATCTAATAGCAACTTTTAATAAAAGTCATTGTTAGAATAGCGTCACGACCTGTTCGCTATATTATAAACGGATAAACCATTTAAAACATAACTATTCCCTAGCGGTGTCCATTGCGAACTATACCGAAACTGGGATGACGTTGTCAATGTCAATAAGATAAGCGGCTATTTATAAACCACCTATGATCATTGCATATCAAACGCTTCGTACTAAAAAATGGCAGGGGTAGCTGGACTCGAACCAACGGATGTCAGGATCAAAACCTGATGCCTTACCAACTTGGCTATACCCCTATTGAGGCGACCTATTATAATTAAATTTTCAGATTTTGCAAGTCATTTGCGTCTTTTTATGGCTTTTATTAAAAAATAGGTCAAAAACAAAGCGCTTTACGCTATATTTATAATCATTTTATCTTCGCACTACAGCTCAAATCTAACTCATAGATTACGAACTAAATATGCAGAACAAGGCGCCTCTTCAATCCACTTTGCTAAAAGTGCTTTGTCAGTAGCCACGCTTGCATCCAAAGGCAAGAACACCGCGCTACCAGAGCCTGTCATTCGTGCTGTGCCGAGTGCTTGCGCCTCTAACCCTTGCAAGTAACGTAATGCTTCGCTGACGGCAGGAGCAAGACTGGTCACCACTGGCGTAAAGACATTGTGATAGGGCGTGTTTAAATGTTGTACATAGTCGGCTTGCTTATTTTTAATTGTCTCAACCGATAGCACAGCGATATCACGTTGTAATTTAGGATGCGCGAACAGCTTGGCAGTATTAACGTGAGCATTGGGGGTCAATACTAAATATTGCTGGTCGGGCAACTTGATTGCGGTTAACTGCTCTCCAATACCCATCGCAATCGCATCTTGCCCAAAGATAAAAATCGGCACATCTGCGCCAATAGTGGCAGCAATTTTTATCAGCTCATCTTGCGTCAATTTAAGCTGCCAAATTTCATTAAGTGTCATCAATGTCGTTGCGGCATTGGATGAGCCGCCACCCAAGCCTGCACCCATCGGCAAATGCTTATCTAAAGCGATATGCACTTGTGCTAACTGCTCAGGTAGAGTGTTTGACTGTATGGCAGCCGCTAGCAATACACGCGCTGCTTTAAAAATCAAGTTGTCTTCTATATCGGCAGTTATAGTCTCTGCACCAGCCAATATTAGAAGTTGATGACAGAGATTATTGGCATCTAGTTCACTATTTGCCGTAGATTCACTATCTACTGTAAAAATTACGGCTTCATCTATGACTGAGAAATGTAGATAATCGCCCCAATCGAGCAAGCGAAACACGGTTTGCAAATTATGATAGCCATCAGCACGCTTACCTGTGATATGCAAAAATAGATTAATCTTTGCCGGTGATAAGCGGGTGATGGTGGAAGTAGGCGTAGCGGCTAGGTTTTTAATCATAGTTCTTAATGATTGTTCTCAGTGATAGTTTTTAATTATAATTTTTCGCCATAATGATCAGTCATAGACAGCTATTTTAATAAATATTGACGATTCGATAGTTATGGTCAAGTTCATATAAAGCCGCTACATCGTCAGCCGCGCTAACCACAATAATGTATAGCTTGCACTCGGCTTTCTTGTATCGGAATCATTTGAATTCAACTATATTTATTCATCATTCAATGACCTCTTAATGATTGATCGTCATTACTACCTTATTGCCTTGTGGCAGTACGGCACTGATTTTATTTGGTAACTTATCAGACCCTTTATAGGTAAAGCTTGCGCTCCATTCACCATTGACTGAGCTGATTAAACGATTTTGATCATCGAGCTGTGGTGCACTATCGGAAGGCGCTGGGCGACCAGATATCCAATAGGGCATTTGTGAAATAGGCGCTTGCCACCCTGTGGCCTTTTTGAGCAAAGTCTCAGGATCATCAGCAGTTAAGGTACCTGTTTTTTCGCTGACTAAAGTGGCGGTTTGACCATTATACTCGATGTTGGTTTTACCAATGCCGAGCGCGCCGATTAACTCAATGGCAAAGCGATCATTCTGCTGCCCCCATGCATAGAATGCACTACCACCTTGAGTGCCTGTGGTGTCATTGGCGGGCATCGTCACACCAATTTTGCCAGTGATATTAAAGTTCTCAAGCTTTTGCGGCTGTTCAGCGTTTTGACCTTGTAAAGTCGTGCTGGGTTGGTTAGTAGCGTTGGCTGTTTTTAGTGATTGACAACCAGACGTGATGACGAGCGCGGTTGTCACGGCAGCGAATAGCGCCAATTTATTAGGCTTATTAGCATGGACCAATACTGACATGATGTTTCCTCAAAGATAGACAAATTTACGAAATCATTGTTTCGAAAATAGATTAGCTTAATGGTTGTATGTTACTCAGTTATGCGTGGCTGTTAGTATCTTATGAGTGCCTTGTAATCATAGCACGCAACGATTTATCCACTATAAAATGGCGGGTCAGTAAAGCTGTATGCGGTCATTGATATTGTGTTGCCCAAATGAGAAGCGCTGCTGCAAGTCTGCGAGTAATGCCTCGACTTTTTCATTGTTACCTAAACCTTGATAAGCGCGCAGTAGCAAAGTACCAGAGCGCAAGGTAGGAAACACATCGTAAGGGGTTTGCAGGTAGTCGATGACTTGTTGATAGTTTTCATTGGCCAATGCATTACCAGCCAGCACATTCAGTGCTTGCAGGTGCAGATCATTGTCATAACGTGGGTCATCATAGCGAATTTGAATGATGGCGGTAGCCAATGCCAATCCTTGTTCAGAGCTGCGTTCATTGGCTAGCAATAGCTGCGCATAACTGAGCTGGTAGGAGAGGTTGGTTGGGTCAAGTGCTTGCAGATGATTGAGCAAGGTGCGCTTAACGATATAGTCGTCTTTGTCGTCAAGGAGCTGAGCGCGTGCGAACAAGAGCATCTCATTATCAGGATACTTGCGAGCAGCTTTGGTTAGTAGGCGCAGGGCTTCTTCGGACTCATTTTGCTGCCATAAAATATCGGCTTGTAGCACAAAGGTATCTGGCGCAAAGACGTTAAAGTCTTTACGCAGTTTTTCTAAAGTAGCAATCGCCGCATCTACATCGCCGTTAAGCAATTCAAAAGCCACTACTTTTCTACGAGCCTCTAATACCAAGTCTTCTTGCATGACACCGTTGAGATAGTATTTGGCTTGGTCAAAGCGCTGCTGACGCTCGGCACTGATACCAAGGTAATAATAAGCTTGATCGAGGTAAGCGGGGTTTTTTACGAGCATGTTGAGTAGCTCATCGGCACTGTTATATTCTTCGATGTCTAAGCTCACCAACGCAGCCAACAGAGTAATCTCGGCATCATCAGCAAAGCGACTATGGGCATCCAGCAATAATTGCCACGCTTCTTGGCTTTGCTTTAAGTCAAGCAAGTAGCGAATCTCATACAGATAGAGACTTTTACTATCGGGATTACGCAGGCGTGCTTGGCTCACATAATTGACGACGGTTTCAGCCGTGACGATTTTGCGCAGTATGTCTGCCTTTAGCGTAATAAAAGGTACATAGTCAGGCTGGCGTTCTAGCGCCCGATTGATATGGACAATGGCAATCTCAGGCTCGTTAAATTGGTAAAGCAACCCTGCTTTCAATACCGACAATGAGGCATTCTGCTCGCTATCTAGTGGTTGCAAAGCGGCAAGTAATTCACGTTTGTCTTCATCATTGTTTGGATAGATACCGATAAGGATTTCGCTTAAGTCCGCTCTAGGATCATAAAGCAAAATACGATTCAAGGTTTCGCCAGCTAACAGATAATCGTGTGCTCGCAGGGCCAAATGCGCCACATAAAACCAAGCAGGCACGTGATCCGGATTTTGGTCTTGCCATGACTTGGCAAATTGTAACGATTTCTCAACCCTTTCAGTGCGTAAAGAAAGGCTGAGTGCTCTTTCAAACACGGCAGTTGCATCATCTTTAAACGCTTGCTGCTTATAGATAGTAATCGCTCGTTGTCTATCACCGCGATCTGCTGCAAATTCTGCATCAAGCAGCGCATACAGGCTAGGCTCTTTGAGCTCAGGTTGCCATAAGGTAGTTGGCGCTAATCCATTAATATTGGCGACATTTTCTATTGGTTGTGCGTTGGCAGAAGTAGTTGCTGGTAGCGTTGAGCGGCTATTATCAATGCCGTCGCTACTGACTGCCTTGTCGTTCTTATCAGCAATGGATATGTTAGGTACATGGGCTTCGAGCGAGATATCAGGATGACTGGCATGAACGGAAGACGATCCTAAGCATAAGCAAAAGGCCAACGACAAGGTTAGCTTATAACGCTGGCACAGACGTTCGATAACCGCATACAATAGAGCACGCAGATTAGATTGGTCGTCATGCGCAAGTTGTGATCGAAATAATGACCCAAAAAAAATCATAGATAACCGTATTCGCCCATTGTTCATCTATATCGATAAGACAATTTTATTTTAATCATTTCAAGCTAACTATTGGTAACGAGTACCCATGCCTGACATTATAAAAGCAGACTGATGGGATAAACAATAGTGCCCGTGTTACTCCGTTATTAATAATAGCCGCTCTACCAAATCTTTGCGAACAAAGTAGGATTGGCTGATAACCTGTATCAACGGGGTCTTTCATTGGTTGTAAACCTTAGCTTAAATATTGTGAAAATATAACAAGTTAACGTCAAGTAAGCGAATGATTTCTATCCATTTCTATAAGCGCTCGTTAAAACATAGATATTGGTTTTAACAATCGTATCGGTAGTTGATTTGTTACTCATGTGCCCAGATACAAGCAAATAGCTATCATCGATAGCTGAGTGTTAATTAAAGCTGGCAATAATGATATAATAGGCGGCTTTTAGAGTCTTCCTTTCAGCGCTGTCGTCTACAACTGTCTTTTAACAATAATGAGATAGCGTGGGCTGGCAGGTGAGCGTCATGTTTATGGTCTATCAATAATGAGATTAGTGGTCATTGGGGTCAATCACAAAACTGCACCAGTCGCTCTAAGAGAGCGCTTGGCGCTTGTGGGTGACGATGTGAATATCGCTCTCAAACAATTAGAGGCCTTTACTGATGGCAGTGTGATTGTTTCTACTTGCAATCGTACTGAAATCTATGCGCTTGTGCCTCAGCTATCAGAGCCGCAAGATGTGCCCTCTATGTCTGCTAATGGCGCGGTCGGTGCTCAGACATCTTCGGCGGCCATTAGTGCTCATATCTTAAAAATTAAAGCGTGGCTTGCTGACTTTAAGCAGTTGTCACTGTTTGAGATTGATCCTTATCTTTATGTGCACCGTGATACTCATGCGCTGACCCATTGGCTTAGGGTCGCCGCAGGGCTTGACTCTATGATATTGGGTGAGCCGCAGATACTCGGTCAAATCAAGCGCTCAGTACAGCTCGCGCAAGAACAAAAAGCCCTGAGTAATCAGCTTGGTTGGATTATTGATCAAGTATTTGCTGCCGCCAAACGCGTACGTAACGAGACCCAAGTGGGTGCTCAAGCGGTATCGCTTAGCTATGCAGCCGCCAAATTGGTGACGCAAATATTTGATGATTTGCCCAGTCGCACATTGCTGGTGGTCGCGGCAGGTGAGATGAACCGTTTGGTTGCCACCCACATTGCTGGGCTTGGTGTAGGTCGCGTGATTATTTGCAACCGCAATCTCGAACGCGCTGAAGCGCTGGCAGTGGAGCTGCGCCGCGCAGGTCACTTGGTAGAAGTCAGACCTTTGCAAGAGTTACCACAAGTTTTAGCAGAAGCCGATATCGTTAGTAGCTGTAGCGGTAGTATGGATGTGTTGATCGATAAAACCATGACTTTGCGGGCGCTGAAACATCGTCGTTATCAGCCCATGTTGATGATTGACTTAGCCGTACCGCGCGATATTGACTCGACCATTAGTCGTATCGATGATGTTTATCTCTACTCTGTCGATGATTTACAACACGTGATCGCTGGAAATATTGAACAGCGGAGGCAAGCAGCAGTTGATGCAGAATTGCTCGTTAGCCAATTAGTCGTTGAGATGGATCGCAGCTTTCAAGTGCGCCAAGTCGGTAAAGACATTCAGCAGTATCGCGCGCATACGCAGGATCAAG
This region of Psychrobacter sp. JCM 18902 genomic DNA includes:
- the hemA gene encoding glutamyl-tRNA reductase encodes the protein MRLVVIGVNHKTAPVALRERLALVGDDVNIALKQLEAFTDGSVIVSTCNRTEIYALVPQLSEPQDVPSMSANGAVGAQTSSAAISAHILKIKAWLADFKQLSLFEIDPYLYVHRDTHALTHWLRVAAGLDSMILGEPQILGQIKRSVQLAQEQKALSNQLGWIIDQVFAAAKRVRNETQVGAQAVSLSYAAAKLVTQIFDDLPSRTLLVVAAGEMNRLVATHIAGLGVGRVIICNRNLERAEALAVELRRAGHLVEVRPLQELPQVLAEADIVSSCSGSMDVLIDKTMTLRALKHRRYQPMLMIDLAVPRDIDSTISRIDDVYLYSVDDLQHVIAGNIEQRRQAAVDAELLVSQLVVEMDRSFQVRQVGKDIQQYRAHTQDQVDKLLHESIAKLQQDNASPEDIIIELSRRLTQTLTHAPSKLMRKAAREGDSELLDFVVSGLQEAHRGRR
- a CDS encoding ribose-phosphate pyrophosphokinase, producing MPYLAIFTGNAHPELAKTVADHLHIPLGKADITRFSDGEIAVEIKEHVRGKDVFIMQPTCAPTNDNLMEIMMMADALRRSSAGRITAVMPYFGYARQDRRPRSARVPISAKVVADMLNIVSIDRVMTVDLHSDQIQGFFDIPVDNIYGTPVLLNDLQKQDYDNIMVVSPDVGGVVRARAMAKQLGDTDMAIIDKRRARANESQVMHIIGDVRDRDCVIVDDMVDTAGTLCKAAEALKANGARRVLAYITHPVLSGNALQNISESALDEVVVTDTIPLSEAAKACSKIRQVSIAPMLAESLRRINNEESISAMFDA
- a CDS encoding 50S ribosomal protein L25/general stress protein Ctc, producing MSINHFELNAVDRSAEQQGKGASRRLRKQNLVPAIIYGGNEEPTSISIKINELVKSLEFEAFFSHILTINVDGVEHQAVIKDLQRHPAKGFPMHADFQRVVKGQKINMNVPVHFAGREEAPGTKAGGVLSTLVSDIEIVCLPSQLPEYLEIDVSGMEIGDLFRLSDIKLPEGVIIFDLDMEDAHDRTIVNMQPPTVEEVDADAEEVDAADVPATEQGTEDKDGE
- a CDS encoding tetratricopeptide repeat protein translates to MIFFGSLFRSQLAHDDQSNLRALLYAVIERLCQRYKLTLSLAFCLCLGSSSVHASHPDISLEAHVPNISIADKNDKAVSSDGIDNSRSTLPATTSANAQPIENVANINGLAPTTLWQPELKEPSLYALLDAEFAADRGDRQRAITIYKQQAFKDDATAVFERALSLSLRTERVEKSLQFAKSWQDQNPDHVPAWFYVAHLALRAHDYLLAGETLNRILLYDPRADLSEILIGIYPNNDEDKRELLAALQPLDSEQNASLSVLKAGLLYQFNEPEIAIVHINRALERQPDYVPFITLKADILRKIVTAETVVNYVSQARLRNPDSKSLYLYEIRYLLDLKQSQEAWQLLLDAHSRFADDAEITLLAALVSLDIEEYNSADELLNMLVKNPAYLDQAYYYLGISAERQQRFDQAKYYLNGVMQEDLVLEARRKVVAFELLNGDVDAAIATLEKLRKDFNVFAPDTFVLQADILWQQNESEEALRLLTKAARKYPDNEMLLFARAQLLDDKDDYIVKRTLLNHLQALDPTNLSYQLSYAQLLLANERSSEQGLALATAIIQIRYDDPRYDNDLHLQALNVLAGNALANENYQQVIDYLQTPYDVFPTLRSGTLLLRAYQGLGNNEKVEALLADLQQRFSFGQHNINDRIQLY
- the lolB gene encoding lipoprotein insertase outer membrane protein LolB encodes the protein MSVLVHANKPNKLALFAAVTTALVITSGCQSLKTANATNQPSTTLQGQNAEQPQKLENFNITGKIGVTMPANDTTGTQGGSAFYAWGQQNDRFAIELIGALGIGKTNIEYNGQTATLVSEKTGTLTADDPETLLKKATGWQAPISQMPYWISGRPAPSDSAPQLDDQNRLISSVNGEWSASFTYKGSDKLPNKISAVLPQGNKVVMTINH
- the ispE gene encoding 4-(cytidine 5'-diphospho)-2-C-methyl-D-erythritol kinase, encoding MIKNLAATPTSTITRLSPAKINLFLHITGKRADGYHNLQTVFRLLDWGDYLHFSVIDEAVIFTVDSESTANSELDANNLCHQLLILAGAETITADIEDNLIFKAARVLLAAAIQSNTLPEQLAQVHIALDKHLPMGAGLGGGSSNAATTLMTLNEIWQLKLTQDELIKIAATIGADVPIFIFGQDAIAMGIGEQLTAIKLPDQQYLVLTPNAHVNTAKLFAHPKLQRDIAVLSVETIKNKQADYVQHLNTPYHNVFTPVVTSLAPAVSEALRYLQGLEAQALGTARMTGSGSAVFLPLDASVATDKALLAKWIEEAPCSAYLVRNL